One Desulfobacteraceae bacterium genomic region harbors:
- a CDS encoding HDOD domain-containing protein has product MHGHVARQPIFDKNLNLFGYELLFRDGALTFPTDVSGDTATSELLSSTFLTSDIYTYTGIKKAFVNFTRNHLVNRIPLLFPREITVVEILEDVSPEAEVVAACQEIAQKGFTIALDDFVYRAELKPLIALSEIVKIDFRNTSPERISAYFNLLKRDKKRMLAEKVETYEEFKRGRDMGFQYFQGYFFARPEVIQGRTLSTPEIHLLRLMAAVQGRELDFDQIENHIKRDITVSYKLLRYINSAYFRRLQEITAIKQAILLLGEVGIRRFVSLMAMAKLAKGKPQELANLSAIRARFCELLGSRLKLSENAGELFTVGLFSLIDAIMDDSMENVLQKLPFSQSIKEALVGQNGPLGEVLQLVIAYERGGWQALSELCGRVGIPEETLPPLYRETLAWAQALDAP; this is encoded by the coding sequence ATGCACGGCCATGTCGCCCGGCAACCGATTTTCGATAAAAACCTGAACCTTTTCGGTTACGAACTGCTCTTCCGGGACGGCGCCCTGACCTTCCCCACGGATGTCAGCGGCGATACGGCCACCTCGGAGCTGCTCTCCAGCACCTTTCTGACCAGCGACATCTACACCTACACCGGCATCAAGAAGGCGTTTGTCAACTTCACCCGCAACCACCTGGTCAACCGCATTCCGCTGCTCTTCCCCCGCGAAATCACGGTCGTGGAAATTCTCGAGGACGTAAGCCCCGAGGCGGAGGTCGTGGCCGCCTGCCAGGAAATCGCCCAAAAGGGGTTCACCATTGCCCTGGACGATTTTGTCTACCGGGCCGAGCTCAAACCCCTGATCGCCCTTTCCGAGATCGTCAAGATCGATTTCCGCAACACCAGCCCCGAGCGCATCAGCGCCTACTTCAACCTGCTCAAACGTGACAAAAAGCGCATGCTGGCCGAGAAGGTCGAAACTTACGAGGAGTTCAAGCGCGGGCGCGACATGGGCTTCCAGTACTTCCAGGGCTATTTTTTCGCGCGCCCCGAGGTCATCCAAGGCCGCACCCTCTCCACCCCCGAGATTCACCTGCTGCGGCTGATGGCCGCCGTCCAGGGCCGGGAACTGGATTTCGACCAGATCGAAAACCATATCAAGCGCGACATCACCGTTTCCTACAAACTCCTACGCTACATCAACTCGGCCTACTTCCGCCGCCTGCAGGAGATCACCGCCATCAAGCAGGCCATCCTGCTGCTGGGCGAAGTCGGGATCCGCCGCTTCGTCTCCCTCATGGCCATGGCCAAGCTGGCCAAGGGCAAACCCCAGGAACTGGCGAACCTCTCGGCCATCCGCGCCCGCTTCTGTGAACTCCTGGGAAGCCGGCTGAAACTGAGCGAAAACGCCGGGGAACTCTTCACCGTGGGACTTTTCTCGCTGATCGACGCCATCATGGACGACAGCATGGAAAACGTCCTGCAAAAGCTGCCCTTCAGCCAAAGCATCAAGGAGGCCCTGGTGGGGCAAAACGGTCCGTTGGGAGAGGTCCTGCAGCTGGTCATCGCCTATGAACGCGGCGGCTGGCAGGCGCTTTCGGAGCTCTGCGGGCGGGTGGGCATCCCCGAGGAGACCCTGCCCCCGCTTTACCGCGAAACCCTCGCCTGGGCCCAGGCCCTGGATGCACCCTAG